In a genomic window of Variovorax paradoxus:
- a CDS encoding helix-turn-helix transcriptional regulator: protein MDKLQPPIEFDLRPTHGESTPRAVAVLATDAVGDSEIPPHSHRRGQLIHAISGVMIVRAEAGSWVVPPGRGAWVPPGMVHGIRMAGDVRMRTVFVEPGTRAGLGADCRVIPVDALLRELIVSAIALPLDYARGGRDERVMELILDEIERAPALSLHVPMPRHARLAALCEELVRDPALPASLEAWAKRLHMNARTLARLFQRETGMSFGAWCRQARLLLSLPRLAAGASILELALSHGYESPSAYAAMFRRTLGMPPSQYLQREA from the coding sequence ATGGACAAGCTGCAGCCGCCCATCGAATTCGACCTGCGCCCCACGCACGGCGAGTCGACGCCGCGCGCCGTCGCGGTGCTGGCCACCGATGCGGTGGGCGATTCGGAGATACCGCCGCACAGCCACCGGCGCGGCCAGCTGATCCATGCGATCTCGGGCGTGATGATCGTGCGCGCCGAGGCCGGCAGCTGGGTGGTGCCGCCGGGGCGCGGTGCCTGGGTGCCGCCCGGCATGGTCCACGGCATCCGCATGGCGGGCGACGTGCGCATGCGCACCGTCTTCGTCGAGCCCGGCACCCGCGCCGGCCTGGGCGCCGACTGCCGCGTGATCCCGGTCGATGCGCTGCTGCGCGAGCTCATCGTGAGCGCGATCGCGCTGCCGCTGGACTATGCGCGGGGCGGGCGCGACGAACGCGTGATGGAGCTGATCCTCGACGAGATCGAGCGCGCTCCCGCGCTCTCGCTGCATGTGCCGATGCCGCGCCATGCGCGCCTGGCGGCGCTGTGCGAGGAGCTGGTGCGCGATCCCGCGCTGCCGGCCTCGCTCGAGGCCTGGGCGAAGCGGCTGCACATGAACGCGCGCACGCTGGCGCGCCTGTTCCAGCGCGAGACCGGCATGAGCTTCGGCGCCTGGTGCCGGCAGGCGCGGCTGCTGCTGAGCCTGCCGCGGCTGGCGGCCGGCGCCTCGATCCTCGAGCTGGCGCTCTCGCACGGCTACGAGAGCCCGAGCGCCTATGCCGCGATGTTCCGCCGCACGCTGGGCATGCCGCCGAGCCAGTACCTGCAGCGCGAGGCCTAG
- a CDS encoding immunity 22 family protein has product MPARKKHDEAYIRALVDEALNRTPTGGFPALEKREGLKSGTLFDWVATYGPPRPERPFESLHFWIGNATQGEEAFMRYFDHAGNYWDLEVEDIEAAPGDVTGCGFCIDAGMKFLYDEDLLQVIWFPEPVPVRRIIDESTIESGAATERVALACADRGIVTANAGFVYADPTWPIDDAGKTYNGLPYIGRFRSKERRRS; this is encoded by the coding sequence ATGCCCGCTCGAAAGAAGCATGACGAGGCGTACATCCGCGCGCTGGTCGACGAAGCGCTGAACCGCACGCCGACCGGCGGCTTCCCCGCCCTGGAGAAACGCGAGGGCCTCAAGTCCGGCACGCTGTTCGACTGGGTGGCGACGTACGGTCCGCCCCGGCCGGAGCGCCCCTTCGAGTCGCTGCACTTCTGGATCGGCAACGCCACGCAGGGCGAGGAGGCGTTCATGCGCTATTTCGACCACGCCGGGAACTACTGGGATCTCGAGGTGGAAGACATCGAGGCGGCGCCCGGCGACGTGACCGGCTGCGGCTTCTGCATCGATGCCGGCATGAAGTTCCTCTACGACGAGGACCTGCTGCAGGTCATCTGGTTTCCCGAGCCCGTGCCGGTGCGCCGGATCATCGACGAGAGCACGATCGAGTCGGGCGCCGCGACCGAGCGGGTCGCGCTGGCCTGCGCCGATCGCGGCATCGTGACCGCCAACGCGGGCTTCGTCTACGCCGATCCCACCTGGCCGATCGACGATGCGGGCAAGACCTACAACGGCCTGCCCTACATCGGCCGCTTTCGCTCGAAGGAACGCCGCCGCTCCTGA
- a CDS encoding NAD-dependent epimerase/dehydratase family protein translates to MQIVITGGAGFLGARLARTLLAQGSLSLAGAAPAPIARITLVDRAPPPADLAADPRVAFVTGDLNDQLGAEADATPWREAEAVFHLAAAVSGECEADFDLGMRSNFAATHALLKRLRALGTRPVLVFSSSLAVFGDSPEQPLPPVIDDHTLPTPQTSYGIQKFIGEQLVADFTRKGFIRGRSVRLMTVSVRPGKPNGAASGFFSGMIREPLAGLRAACPVPDETPVAVASPARTIEGLIRAAEASEAEWGPRTAVNLPSLSTTVGEMAAALERVAGPAATALLDRTPEPTIRRIVKSWPGRFDTPRARALGLGSDDSFDAVIREYVRENPDAVVLPIAA, encoded by the coding sequence ATGCAGATCGTCATCACCGGCGGCGCCGGCTTTCTGGGCGCCCGCCTCGCCCGCACGCTGCTCGCGCAGGGCAGTCTTTCGCTCGCGGGCGCGGCCCCCGCCCCCATCGCCAGGATCACCCTGGTCGACCGCGCGCCGCCGCCGGCCGACCTCGCTGCCGACCCGCGTGTCGCCTTCGTGACTGGCGACCTCAACGACCAGCTCGGCGCCGAAGCCGACGCCACGCCCTGGCGCGAGGCCGAGGCCGTGTTCCACCTCGCGGCCGCGGTCAGCGGCGAGTGCGAGGCCGACTTCGACCTCGGCATGCGCAGCAACTTCGCCGCCACCCACGCCCTGCTCAAGCGCCTGCGCGCGCTCGGCACGCGGCCGGTGCTGGTGTTCTCGAGCTCGCTCGCGGTGTTCGGCGACTCGCCCGAGCAGCCGCTGCCGCCGGTGATCGACGACCACACGCTGCCCACGCCGCAGACCAGCTACGGGATCCAGAAGTTCATCGGCGAGCAGCTGGTGGCCGACTTCACGCGCAAGGGCTTCATCCGCGGGCGCAGCGTGCGGCTGATGACGGTGAGCGTGCGCCCGGGCAAGCCCAACGGCGCGGCCTCGGGCTTCTTCAGCGGCATGATCCGCGAGCCCCTGGCCGGGCTGCGCGCGGCCTGCCCGGTGCCCGACGAGACGCCGGTGGCCGTCGCCTCGCCGGCGCGCACCATCGAGGGGCTGATCCGCGCGGCCGAGGCGAGCGAGGCCGAATGGGGCCCGCGCACGGCCGTGAACCTGCCTTCGCTGTCCACGACCGTCGGCGAGATGGCCGCGGCCCTCGAACGCGTGGCCGGCCCGGCCGCGACCGCGCTGCTCGACCGCACGCCCGAGCCGACGATCCGGCGCATCGTGAAGTCCTGGCCCGGCCGCTTCGACACGCCGCGCGCCCGCGCGCTCGGCCTGGGGTCGGACGACAGCTTCGACGCGGTGATCCGCGAGTACGTCCGTGAAAATCCCGACGCTGTGGTGCTTCCGATTGCGGCATAG
- a CDS encoding LysR family transcriptional regulator: protein MNLRFVEAFHWAVALKSVTRAAEKLHLTQSALSSRIAALERELGTLLLDRRDKQFRLTVAGQRFHAFAQKLLEMQMHIKAEMGSGAVRETVLRVGAIESVVHSWLTGWLQHMRATYPDFELELTVETTPVLVDQLQRGKQDLVFAALPAVGDGVRTRAVPPMAMCFVGHRELHPRRRYRIADLLSLDLLTFQRGSQPHVALLEFFRKAGGVAPRVHAISSISAMAQLVEAGFGVATLPRAVVDGLARRLPLRVLPSEGTLEPLPIYASYRDDPSSLLLEPAVSSAVVHGSHRAGSSKKSMS from the coding sequence ATGAACCTCCGATTCGTGGAAGCCTTCCACTGGGCCGTGGCCCTCAAGAGCGTGACGCGCGCCGCCGAGAAGCTGCACCTCACGCAGTCCGCGCTGTCCAGCCGCATCGCCGCGCTCGAGCGCGAGCTCGGCACCTTGCTGCTCGACCGCCGCGACAAGCAGTTCCGCCTCACGGTGGCGGGCCAGCGCTTCCATGCCTTCGCGCAGAAGCTGCTCGAGATGCAGATGCACATCAAGGCCGAGATGGGTTCGGGCGCGGTGCGCGAGACGGTGCTGCGCGTGGGCGCGATCGAGTCGGTGGTGCACAGCTGGCTCACCGGCTGGCTCCAGCACATGCGGGCCACCTACCCGGACTTCGAGCTCGAGCTCACGGTCGAAACCACGCCCGTGCTGGTCGACCAGCTGCAGCGCGGCAAGCAGGACCTGGTGTTCGCCGCGCTGCCCGCGGTGGGCGACGGCGTGCGCACGCGCGCGGTGCCGCCGATGGCCATGTGCTTCGTCGGCCACCGCGAGCTGCACCCACGGCGGCGCTACCGCATCGCCGACCTGCTGTCGCTCGACCTGCTGACCTTCCAGCGCGGCTCGCAGCCGCACGTGGCGCTGCTCGAGTTTTTCCGCAAGGCCGGCGGCGTGGCGCCGCGCGTGCATGCGATCTCGTCGATCTCGGCGATGGCGCAGTTGGTGGAGGCGGGCTTCGGCGTGGCCACCCTGCCGCGCGCGGTGGTCGATGGGCTCGCGCGACGGCTGCCGCTGCGCGTGCTGCCCAGCGAGGGCACGCTGGAGCCTTTGCCGATTTACGCGAGCTATCGCGACGATCCCTCTTCGCTGCTGCTCGAGCCGGCCGTGAGTTCCGCCGTGGTGCACGGATCGCACCGCGCTGGGTCATCGAAAAAATCGATGAGCTGA
- a CDS encoding MFS transporter: MNKGRLGLLTGTHAVNDLYQGLVPALLPLMVLERGYSYTAVSGLMLAATGLSSVVQPLFGLYADRHPRPWLVPVGFLVAALGLVLAGLGSNYLWTWLATVLCGLGIAAYHPSATVAARAAGGASQKAMSVFSVGGTIGASFAPVLATTVVGGGALSRSYLLGLPALAMGAVWLQANRGQGAASAAGAGAARRAQAAVQRAPNDWRAFALLVTTIVGWSIPYVTVLSMLSLRITRDLQGSAFQGAVALTGFTAAGAVGTLLGGWLGDRIGRMGTIRAGYLLAVPAMAGLVLASSPAWALACTALLGLCMFLPFAAQVTLAQDYLPRNPATASGITLGLALSVGGLVSPLFGLLSDARGLGVTLSVVLCVLCVAAVLSLRMRNRSLDAATIAPRPARAA; the protein is encoded by the coding sequence ATGAACAAGGGCCGCCTCGGGCTTCTCACCGGCACCCACGCCGTCAACGACCTCTACCAGGGCCTGGTGCCCGCGCTGCTGCCGCTGATGGTGCTGGAGCGCGGCTACAGCTACACGGCCGTGAGCGGGCTGATGCTCGCGGCCACCGGACTGTCGAGCGTGGTGCAGCCGCTGTTCGGCCTCTATGCCGACCGCCATCCGCGGCCCTGGCTGGTGCCGGTGGGCTTCCTGGTGGCGGCGCTGGGCCTGGTGCTCGCGGGCCTCGGAAGCAACTACCTCTGGACCTGGCTCGCGACGGTGCTGTGCGGCCTTGGGATTGCCGCCTACCACCCGAGCGCCACCGTGGCCGCGCGCGCGGCCGGCGGCGCCTCGCAGAAGGCGATGAGCGTGTTCTCGGTCGGCGGCACCATCGGGGCCTCGTTCGCGCCGGTGCTCGCCACCACGGTGGTCGGCGGCGGCGCGCTGTCGCGCAGCTACCTGCTCGGGCTGCCCGCGCTGGCGATGGGCGCCGTGTGGCTGCAGGCCAACCGCGGCCAGGGCGCGGCCAGCGCGGCAGGCGCCGGCGCGGCCCGGCGCGCGCAGGCCGCGGTGCAGCGAGCGCCGAACGACTGGCGCGCCTTCGCGCTGCTGGTGACCACCATCGTCGGCTGGTCGATCCCCTACGTGACGGTGCTGTCGATGCTCTCGCTGCGCATCACGCGCGACCTGCAAGGCTCGGCCTTCCAGGGCGCGGTCGCGCTGACCGGCTTCACCGCCGCCGGTGCCGTGGGCACCCTGCTGGGCGGCTGGCTCGGCGACCGCATCGGGCGCATGGGCACGATCCGCGCGGGCTACCTGCTCGCGGTGCCGGCCATGGCCGGGCTGGTGCTCGCGTCATCGCCCGCCTGGGCGCTGGCCTGCACCGCGCTGCTGGGCCTGTGCATGTTCCTGCCCTTCGCGGCGCAGGTGACGCTGGCGCAGGACTACCTGCCGCGCAATCCCGCCACGGCCAGCGGCATCACGCTGGGACTCGCGCTCTCGGTCGGTGGCCTGGTGTCGCCGCTGTTCGGCCTGCTGTCCGATGCGCGCGGACTGGGCGTCACCCTGAGCGTGGTGCTGTGCGTGCTGTGCGTGGCGGCGGTGCTGTCGCTGCGCATGCGCAACCGCTCGCTCGACGCGGCCACGATCGCGCCGCGGCCCGCGCGCGCCGCCTGA
- a CDS encoding nuclear transport factor 2 family protein — translation MNRFLPRLRAGAVLTAAALAAMAPAMAADAPAKAPAAPASAAAPAAAPAAAAPAAAAPAAASAAAPAEVEAAVRAWAAAWASKDVDKYLASYASDFQPAKGSSHKAWEEERRKRIGNKSSISVKVDNLVVSVSGNTATAKFKQSYAADKIKESGRKTLELQRIDGRWLIRKESAGG, via the coding sequence ATGAATCGATTCCTTCCCCGTCTCCGTGCAGGTGCCGTGCTCACGGCTGCAGCGCTGGCCGCGATGGCCCCCGCCATGGCGGCCGACGCACCCGCGAAGGCACCGGCGGCGCCGGCCTCCGCCGCGGCACCAGCGGCAGCACCGGCCGCGGCCGCACCAGCGGCAGCGGCGCCCGCCGCGGCCAGCGCCGCCGCGCCGGCCGAGGTCGAGGCCGCCGTGCGCGCCTGGGCCGCCGCCTGGGCCTCGAAGGACGTCGACAAGTACCTCGCCAGCTACGCGAGCGACTTCCAGCCTGCCAAGGGCAGCAGCCACAAGGCCTGGGAAGAGGAACGCCGCAAGCGCATCGGCAACAAGTCGAGCATCAGCGTGAAGGTCGACAACCTCGTGGTCAGCGTCAGCGGCAACACCGCCACCGCGAAGTTCAAGCAGAGCTATGCCGCCGACAAGATCAAGGAGAGCGGCCGCAAGACGCTCGAGCTGCAGCGCATCGACGGCCGCTGGCTGATCCGCAAGGAAAGCGCGGGCGGCTGA
- a CDS encoding MFS transporter, with amino-acid sequence MRTLNPNEKRTLAASFSGYAVDAFDYYTLPLVTPILLSLWGMSKTEVGLIGTATLVASALGGWAAGILADRYGRVRILQLTILVFAIFTFACGLAQTPGQLLVARTLQGLGFGGEWAVGSVLIAEMIRPAYRGKAVGLVQSSWAVGWGAAVLVSMALFSFLPPEVSWRVMFLLGLLPALLIVFIRRSISDPEIYVQTRAAVARGERSGNFLAIFKPGVLGTTVLASLLFTGMQGGYYAIGVWLPTFLKNERHLTVLSSGGYQFMFIVGAFVGYLCGAYLSDRLGRRRAFILFAIGAGLLVYAYTLLPITDGLMLLLGFPLGFFMSGIFSGAGAFLAELFPNELRGSGQGFCYNFGRGIGATFPALVGVLSDRMHLPLGTAIGICAAVAYAMVVVVALCLPETRGRDLRQN; translated from the coding sequence CTGCGCACCCTGAACCCGAACGAGAAGCGCACGCTCGCGGCCTCGTTCAGCGGCTACGCGGTCGATGCCTTCGACTACTACACGCTGCCGCTGGTCACGCCGATCCTGCTGTCGCTGTGGGGCATGAGCAAGACCGAGGTCGGCCTGATCGGCACCGCGACCCTGGTGGCCTCGGCGCTCGGCGGCTGGGCCGCGGGCATCCTGGCCGACCGCTACGGCCGGGTGCGCATCCTGCAGCTCACGATCCTGGTGTTCGCGATCTTCACCTTCGCCTGCGGCCTGGCCCAGACGCCCGGGCAACTGCTGGTGGCGCGCACGCTGCAGGGCCTGGGCTTCGGCGGCGAATGGGCCGTGGGCTCGGTGCTGATCGCCGAGATGATCCGGCCGGCCTACCGCGGCAAGGCGGTCGGGCTGGTGCAGAGCAGCTGGGCCGTGGGCTGGGGCGCGGCGGTGCTGGTGTCGATGGCGCTGTTCTCGTTCCTGCCGCCCGAGGTCTCGTGGCGCGTGATGTTCCTGCTGGGCCTGCTGCCGGCGCTGCTGATCGTCTTCATCCGGCGCTCGATCAGCGACCCCGAGATCTACGTGCAGACCCGCGCCGCGGTGGCGCGCGGCGAGCGCAGCGGCAACTTCCTCGCGATCTTCAAGCCCGGCGTGCTCGGCACCACGGTGCTCGCGAGCCTGCTGTTCACCGGCATGCAGGGCGGCTACTACGCCATCGGCGTGTGGCTGCCGACCTTCCTGAAGAACGAGCGCCACCTGACGGTGCTGAGCTCGGGCGGCTACCAGTTCATGTTCATCGTCGGTGCCTTCGTCGGCTACCTCTGCGGCGCCTATTTGTCGGACCGGCTGGGCCGCCGCCGCGCCTTCATCCTGTTCGCCATCGGCGCCGGCCTGCTGGTCTATGCCTACACGCTGCTGCCGATCACCGACGGCCTGATGCTGCTGCTGGGCTTTCCGCTCGGCTTCTTCATGTCGGGCATCTTCAGCGGCGCGGGCGCCTTCCTGGCCGAGCTGTTCCCCAACGAGCTGCGCGGCTCCGGGCAAGGCTTTTGCTACAACTTCGGGCGCGGCATCGGCGCCACCTTTCCGGCGCTGGTCGGCGTGCTGAGCGACCGCATGCACCTGCCGCTGGGCACGGCCATCGGCATCTGCGCGGCGGTGGCCTATGCGATGGTCGTGGTGGTGGCGCTGTGCCTGCCCGAAACCCGCGGCCGCGACCTGCGCCAGAACTGA
- a CDS encoding TRAP transporter substrate-binding protein — translation MKLGHIAAACLSLALGTSALAQQPTVLKIGYATSKESHYGVGSTVFCDEVEKGTQGRFKCQHFANSALGGEREQIEAIQLGTQDLVNTSTGPVGNFVPEVKIVDIPFLFRDYAHARKVMDGPIGQDILTKFPSKGIVALAWTENGFRHMTNSKRDIVKPADAAGLKMRTMENKVHMDGYRTFGILPTPMAFPELFGALQQGTVDGQENPIPVILASKFSQVQKHLSLTGHVYSPALLLLSPKVWNKLSDGDKKVFVEAAKKAAIAQRKKVNDDENNGIAQLEKDGMKVTRTVDGAAFREALKPAYASYAKEFGADNIKKITDVQ, via the coding sequence ATGAAACTCGGCCACATCGCCGCCGCCTGCCTTTCGCTCGCCCTGGGCACCAGCGCCCTCGCGCAGCAACCCACCGTCCTGAAGATCGGCTACGCGACCTCGAAGGAGTCGCACTACGGCGTCGGCTCGACCGTGTTCTGCGACGAGGTCGAGAAGGGCACGCAAGGCCGCTTCAAGTGCCAGCACTTCGCCAACTCGGCGCTGGGCGGCGAGCGCGAGCAGATCGAGGCGATCCAGCTCGGCACGCAGGACCTGGTGAACACCTCGACCGGCCCGGTCGGCAACTTCGTGCCCGAGGTCAAGATCGTCGACATCCCGTTCCTGTTCCGCGACTACGCCCATGCGCGCAAGGTCATGGACGGCCCGATCGGCCAGGACATCCTGACCAAGTTCCCGAGCAAGGGCATCGTCGCGCTGGCCTGGACCGAGAACGGCTTCCGCCACATGACGAACAGCAAGCGCGACATCGTCAAGCCCGCCGACGCCGCCGGCCTGAAGATGCGCACGATGGAGAACAAGGTGCACATGGACGGCTACCGCACCTTCGGCATCCTGCCCACGCCGATGGCCTTCCCCGAGCTGTTCGGCGCGCTGCAGCAAGGCACGGTCGACGGCCAGGAGAACCCGATCCCCGTGATCCTGGCCTCGAAGTTCTCGCAGGTGCAGAAGCACCTGTCGCTGACCGGCCACGTCTACTCGCCCGCCCTGCTGCTGCTGTCGCCCAAGGTCTGGAACAAGCTCTCGGACGGCGACAAGAAGGTGTTCGTCGAGGCCGCGAAGAAGGCCGCCATCGCCCAGCGCAAGAAGGTCAACGACGACGAGAACAACGGCATCGCCCAGCTCGAGAAGGACGGCATGAAGGTCACGCGCACGGTCGACGGCGCCGCCTTCCGCGAGGCGCTCAAGCCCGCCTACGCGAGCTACGCCAAGGAATTCGGCGCGGACAACATCAAGAAGATCACGGACGTCCAGTAA
- a CDS encoding TRAP transporter small permease, translating into MQAFERYFLAANRWALILLLAAMSVIIFTNVVLRYTTSQSIEWAEEVSRHMMIWLTFIGAGPVLRYGGHIAVENLQDALPRQAAIALRIVVASLLFAFFGFMVWYGWLYMERTMFQLTAVTQIPFAYIYSAMLIGGVLLIVHWLLVVRGYVMNREFASDAHFDANASASL; encoded by the coding sequence GTGCAAGCCTTCGAGCGCTATTTCCTCGCCGCCAACCGCTGGGCGCTGATCCTCCTCTTGGCCGCGATGTCGGTCATCATCTTCACCAACGTCGTGCTGCGCTACACCACCAGCCAGTCGATCGAGTGGGCCGAGGAGGTGTCGCGCCACATGATGATCTGGCTGACCTTCATCGGCGCCGGCCCGGTGCTGCGCTACGGCGGGCACATCGCGGTCGAGAACCTGCAGGACGCGCTGCCGCGCCAGGCCGCGATCGCGCTGCGCATCGTGGTCGCCTCGCTGCTGTTCGCCTTCTTCGGCTTCATGGTCTGGTACGGCTGGCTCTACATGGAACGCACCATGTTCCAGCTCACCGCGGTGACGCAGATCCCCTTCGCCTACATCTACAGCGCGATGCTGATCGGCGGCGTGCTCTTGATCGTGCACTGGCTGCTGGTGGTGCGCGGCTACGTGATGAACCGCGAGTTCGCGTCCGACGCGCACTTCGACGCCAACGCCTCGGCGTCGCTGTAA
- a CDS encoding putative hydro-lyase: MPANDESISLPTGASSARDVRQAARDGRLSGHTSGLASAHVQGNLVILPQAYAGDFLRFCQANPKPCPLLGVTEVGDPSLPALGEDIDLRSDLPRYRVWREGELVDEPTDVRALWRDDMVGFVIGCSFTFEHALLAEGIALRHVAQGRNVAMYRTGLQTVPAGPFRGPLVVSMRPLRAADAIRAVQITSRFPAVHGAPVHLGDPALIGIRDLGRPDYGDAVEAMPDELPVFWACGVTPQAALAAARLPLAITHAPGAMLVTDLPHHRLAAL; encoded by the coding sequence ATGCCAGCCAACGACGAATCGATCTCCCTGCCCACCGGCGCGAGCAGCGCACGCGACGTGCGGCAAGCCGCCCGCGACGGCCGCCTGAGCGGCCACACCAGCGGCCTGGCCAGCGCCCACGTGCAGGGCAACCTCGTGATCCTGCCGCAGGCGTACGCGGGCGACTTCCTGCGCTTCTGCCAGGCCAATCCCAAGCCCTGTCCGCTGCTCGGCGTGACCGAGGTCGGCGATCCCTCGCTCCCCGCGCTCGGCGAGGACATCGACCTGCGCAGCGACCTGCCGCGCTACCGCGTCTGGCGCGAGGGCGAACTGGTCGACGAGCCCACCGACGTGCGCGCGCTGTGGCGCGACGACATGGTCGGCTTCGTCATCGGCTGCTCGTTCACCTTCGAGCATGCGCTGCTTGCCGAGGGCATCGCGCTGCGCCACGTGGCGCAGGGCCGCAACGTCGCGATGTACCGCACCGGGCTGCAGACGGTGCCGGCCGGTCCGTTCCGCGGGCCGCTGGTGGTGTCGATGCGGCCGCTGCGCGCGGCCGATGCGATCCGCGCGGTGCAGATCACCTCGCGCTTTCCGGCCGTGCACGGCGCGCCGGTGCACCTCGGCGATCCCGCGCTGATCGGCATCCGCGACCTCGGCCGCCCCGACTATGGCGATGCCGTCGAGGCGATGCCCGACGAGCTGCCGGTGTTCTGGGCCTGCGGCGTGACGCCCCAGGCCGCGCTCGCGGCCGCGCGGCTGCCGCTGGCGATCACGCATGCGCCGGGCGCGATGCTGGTCACCGACCTGCCGCACCACCGGCTCGCCGCGCTGTAG
- a CDS encoding TRAP transporter large permease, whose product MDASVVLIVSACVFLAIGVPVAFALGLSTATTLILAESYPLMVLLKETFTGIDSFPLMAVPFFILAAELMSGGSLTEVLLRFAGQFVGHRRGGLGYTNVVSLTFFSGISGSALADAAGPGSMLIKMMDKAGYDRSYAAALTASTAIVGPIIPPSIIMIIYALQDESVSVGTLFAAGILPGILIAVAMCLVNYHVSKKRNYKGDGQTPPLREILVTTWKAIPAILLPVVILGGMRAGWFTPTEASVVAVFYALVCGKFVYRTLEWKMLPDILSRSALLSASVLIIIGLSASFAWVLTIEGIPQQMAEWLIGMNLSPWMFLVIVNVFLLLFGIFIEPLPGVMVLAPILAPVAIKLGVDPVHFAMIVIFNLTLGMITPPVGGLLFVTCNVSKVPMSALVRELVPFLWAHGAVLLILTFVPALSTWLPHVLGFK is encoded by the coding sequence ATGGATGCCAGCGTCGTTCTGATCGTCTCCGCCTGCGTGTTCCTCGCGATCGGCGTGCCCGTGGCCTTCGCGCTCGGGCTGTCCACCGCCACCACGCTGATCCTCGCCGAGAGCTATCCACTGATGGTGCTGCTGAAGGAAACCTTCACCGGCATCGACAGCTTCCCGCTGATGGCGGTGCCCTTCTTCATCCTCGCGGCCGAGCTCATGAGCGGCGGCTCGCTGACCGAGGTGCTGCTGCGCTTCGCGGGCCAGTTCGTGGGCCACCGCCGCGGCGGCCTGGGCTACACCAACGTGGTCTCGCTGACCTTCTTCTCGGGCATCTCGGGCTCGGCGCTGGCCGACGCCGCGGGCCCGGGCTCGATGCTGATCAAGATGATGGACAAGGCCGGCTACGACCGCTCCTACGCGGCGGCGCTCACGGCCTCGACCGCGATCGTGGGGCCGATCATCCCGCCCTCGATCATCATGATCATCTATGCGCTGCAGGACGAGAGCGTGTCGGTAGGCACCCTGTTCGCGGCCGGCATCCTGCCGGGCATCCTGATCGCGGTGGCGATGTGCCTGGTCAACTACCACGTCTCGAAGAAGCGCAACTACAAGGGCGACGGCCAGACCCCGCCGCTGCGCGAGATCCTGGTCACGACCTGGAAGGCGATCCCCGCGATCCTGCTGCCGGTGGTGATCCTCGGCGGCATGCGCGCGGGCTGGTTCACGCCCACCGAGGCCTCGGTGGTGGCGGTGTTCTACGCGCTGGTGTGCGGCAAGTTCGTCTACCGCACGCTCGAGTGGAAGATGCTGCCCGACATCCTCTCGCGCTCGGCACTGCTGTCGGCCTCGGTGCTGATCATCATCGGTCTGTCGGCCTCCTTCGCCTGGGTGCTGACCATCGAGGGCATCCCGCAGCAGATGGCCGAATGGCTGATCGGCATGAACCTCTCGCCGTGGATGTTCCTGGTCATCGTCAACGTGTTCCTGCTGCTGTTCGGCATCTTCATCGAGCCGCTGCCGGGCGTGATGGTGCTGGCGCCGATCCTCGCGCCGGTGGCGATCAAGCTCGGCGTCGATCCGGTGCACTTCGCGATGATCGTGATCTTCAACCTCACGCTGGGCATGATCACGCCGCCCGTGGGCGGGCTGCTGTTCGTGACCTGCAATGTGTCGAAGGTGCCGATGTCGGCGCTGGTGCGCGAGCTCGTGCCCTTCCTCTGGGCCCATGGCGCGGTGCTGCTGATCCTGACCTTCGTGCCCGCGCTCAGCACCTGGCTGCCGCACGTGCTCGGCTTCAAGTAG